One genomic window of Caballeronia sp. SBC1 includes the following:
- a CDS encoding porin: MRFKSYRLAVLIVFSASAHAQSSVTLYGVLDSGFLYQSTSAATFSPRAPNLGHVYELKDGGIYSSYWGLKGSEDIGGGYKITFKLQGTFNTTNGKFGLSDTPGTTALFNQYATVGATGPFGTFDAGRQIIPMIYAMAETDVRGAQYFGSILTSWLGVNQAAGWPGTSTNAPIGALYDSNALVYNSPKFYGTSLALEYAPGGVAGQFQGGTRESAVLKYSNYGLNLSAVYYNGHDTNPYPLTYPAAPAVPETGSSNNRFYYFGAMYTISGLSVSASYAIGKNPAKSNSVDFEMASGGLGYQFNPAFKITSGYYYLKDRNNSANHSSEFAVGAEYNLSARTKAYAQVGYVNNKGTMNQTIIYGAPVAPGVSTTAAMVGIRHSF; encoded by the coding sequence ATGAGATTTAAATCATATAGATTGGCAGTGCTGATAGTATTTTCCGCATCGGCGCATGCCCAGTCGTCGGTTACGCTATATGGCGTACTCGACAGTGGATTCCTGTATCAGAGCACCTCGGCCGCGACGTTCTCTCCGAGAGCGCCTAACCTGGGGCATGTCTATGAACTCAAGGACGGCGGCATCTATTCCAGCTACTGGGGCCTGAAGGGAAGCGAAGACATAGGCGGTGGCTACAAGATTACGTTCAAGCTGCAAGGCACGTTCAACACCACGAACGGCAAGTTCGGGTTGTCCGATACGCCGGGCACGACCGCGCTCTTCAACCAGTATGCGACGGTTGGCGCAACCGGGCCGTTTGGCACGTTCGACGCCGGCCGGCAGATCATCCCGATGATCTACGCAATGGCGGAAACCGATGTACGCGGGGCGCAGTATTTCGGCAGCATCCTGACTTCGTGGCTGGGCGTCAATCAGGCGGCCGGCTGGCCCGGTACCAGCACGAACGCTCCAATCGGCGCCCTCTATGACAGCAACGCGCTGGTCTACAATTCGCCGAAATTCTATGGCACCTCCCTTGCGCTCGAGTACGCGCCGGGCGGGGTCGCGGGACAGTTTCAGGGCGGCACGCGCGAGTCAGCCGTGCTCAAGTATTCGAATTACGGTCTGAACCTGTCCGCGGTGTACTACAACGGGCATGACACCAACCCGTATCCGCTGACTTATCCAGCGGCTCCGGCGGTGCCAGAGACAGGCTCGAGCAATAACCGCTTCTACTATTTCGGTGCGATGTATACGATCAGCGGCCTTTCAGTATCCGCCTCGTACGCTATCGGCAAGAACCCGGCGAAGAGCAATAGCGTCGACTTCGAAATGGCCTCGGGCGGCCTTGGCTATCAGTTCAATCCGGCCTTCAAGATCACGTCCGGCTACTACTACCTGAAGGACCGGAACAACTCGGCGAATCACTCGAGCGAGTTCGCAGTAGGTGCGGAGTACAACCTGTCCGCGAGGACCAAGGCGTACGCGCAGGTTGGATATGTCAACAACAAGGGGACGATGAACCAGACGATCATCTATGGAGCCCCGGTTGCGCCCGGTGTCTCCACCACTGCGGCCATGGTCGGCATTCGCCATAGCTTCTGA
- a CDS encoding BON domain-containing protein, with protein sequence MKTNKALELAVAAWFFAASATAWSQPVGAASASAGAQGASEMAASGAVAPAGRKADRALRRSVYAAIGKDKEISAGDISVIAKDGAVTLNGTVTEAAQIGKAKALARGVSGVTSVTNKLTVKKPFGGM encoded by the coding sequence ATGAAAACAAATAAGGCACTCGAGCTGGCGGTCGCCGCATGGTTCTTTGCAGCGTCCGCAACCGCGTGGTCCCAGCCCGTTGGAGCAGCTAGTGCATCGGCCGGTGCGCAAGGCGCGTCCGAGATGGCGGCATCGGGCGCCGTGGCTCCTGCTGGCAGGAAGGCGGACCGTGCCCTGCGCCGCAGTGTTTATGCCGCTATCGGGAAGGACAAGGAAATCAGCGCCGGAGACATCAGTGTCATCGCGAAAGACGGCGCGGTGACACTGAATGGCACGGTCACGGAAGCGGCCCAGATCGGCAAGGCTAAAGCATTGGCCAGGGGCGTTTCCGGAGTGACGTCGGTGACCAACAAGCTGACGGTGAAGAAACCGTTTGGCGGCATGTAA
- a CDS encoding plasmid pRiA4b ORF-3 family protein translates to MDSDSSEATSVLQLRISLRGVSPPVWRRLLIPEQIAIAQMHHVMQLAMGWHDRHLYRFVIRAWHYGGHRDGALQFFDGPDTLSLAAFGLHEHERFTYLYDFTSWWLHDVRVKRRTYNHWSTPLPRCVAGAGRCPPEDAGGPERYMNALEVHSEHEFLEWIETLRESQIEVNDLRVEVDEWLIWLDRCFDRCAANERLQTLAR, encoded by the coding sequence ATGGACTCCGACTCCTCCGAAGCCACTTCCGTTCTCCAGCTGCGAATCAGTCTGCGAGGCGTTAGCCCGCCGGTCTGGCGGCGACTCCTAATTCCCGAGCAGATCGCGATTGCGCAGATGCATCATGTGATGCAGCTCGCCATGGGCTGGCACGACCGTCACCTGTACCGCTTCGTCATCCGCGCATGGCATTACGGTGGACATCGGGATGGTGCGTTACAGTTCTTCGACGGCCCAGACACCCTGTCTTTGGCTGCGTTTGGCCTGCACGAACATGAGCGCTTCACCTATCTGTACGACTTCACCTCGTGGTGGTTACATGACGTGCGCGTCAAGCGGCGAACGTACAACCACTGGTCAACGCCCCTACCACGCTGCGTAGCGGGCGCCGGGCGTTGTCCGCCAGAAGACGCCGGAGGTCCCGAGAGATATATGAATGCTCTGGAAGTTCATAGCGAGCACGAGTTTCTCGAGTGGATCGAGACTTTACGCGAAAGCCAGATCGAGGTGAACGATCTACGCGTTGAGGTCGATGAATGGCTGATCTGGCTGGATCGGTGTTTCGACCGGTGTGCGGCGAATGAGCGGCTGCAGACGCTTGCGCGGTAA
- a CDS encoding AraC family transcriptional regulator, with the protein MTYQTASSHISPGHVSAVCRVAETGYSTALHKHEEYMFLVPRRGVLALSSEANDRPVKIAPATLAVVRPSLLHETGSHCTENEHIAVYVESDFVSYCEKKANRTLSVSKVMVCSVNRSLLGAIRLQSQLAVHEPDDFSRDRQDLVDRLVATACVEAGLSPALRPAIVDRHKHLIDDVKLFLSSTLTEQLDLDRIADEFSLSRRHLTRIFRESTGESIGDYQTRQRVARAAELLSVSGTTVLAASMAVGVESPSYLARLFIKHGQPLPKRFKP; encoded by the coding sequence ATGACATATCAAACCGCGTCCTCGCACATTTCTCCGGGCCATGTCTCGGCGGTGTGTCGTGTCGCGGAAACCGGATATTCAACCGCGTTGCACAAACACGAGGAATACATGTTCCTCGTGCCGCGGCGCGGCGTACTGGCGCTGTCGTCGGAAGCTAATGACCGGCCAGTCAAAATTGCCCCGGCCACGCTCGCAGTTGTCCGTCCCAGTCTTCTTCACGAAACGGGAAGTCACTGCACGGAGAACGAACATATCGCCGTGTATGTCGAGAGCGACTTCGTCTCCTACTGCGAGAAAAAAGCGAACAGAACGTTGTCCGTGAGCAAGGTCATGGTCTGCAGCGTCAATCGGTCCCTGCTCGGCGCAATCAGGCTGCAGAGCCAGCTTGCGGTTCACGAGCCCGACGACTTTTCGCGCGATCGGCAGGACCTGGTCGATCGTCTCGTGGCAACCGCGTGTGTCGAAGCGGGATTGAGTCCCGCGCTTCGCCCGGCCATTGTGGACAGACACAAGCACCTGATCGACGATGTCAAACTGTTCCTGAGCTCAACGCTAACGGAACAACTCGATCTCGATCGGATTGCCGACGAATTCTCTTTGTCCCGCCGCCATCTCACCCGCATTTTTCGTGAGTCGACGGGCGAAAGTATCGGCGATTATCAAACGCGGCAGCGCGTCGCACGTGCAGCAGAACTTCTAAGCGTGTCAGGCACCACGGTGCTGGCTGCATCGATGGCAGTTGGCGTCGAGTCTCCCTCTTATCTGGCCCGGCTTTTCATCAAGCACGGCCAGCCGCTTCCAAAAAGATTCAAGCCTTAG
- a CDS encoding PhzF family phenazine biosynthesis protein, which yields MSAHEIHLVRVFAASKDGGNPAPIILNADRLSDNEMRSIAGEHGRESAFVLRPEDASHTFRFRFFVPNHEMEMCGHATLGALWLLRKLGVWTTKRALIETRSGVVEARIRPVTDVIEVSQPAGVVQPVDDAGLLAATLDVMNLSASDLLPVGIVNATTSRTKTLIPLKSVAQLHALRPKFERVEALCSSLNSTGLYPFAVDAEKSDALQARQFPRSSGYPEDVATGIAAAALLYGARHYGLLSGHADGVHVHQGVAMGRPSEISVEFRDSLDTARGCWISGAVQCDDPIGNQADELLRERP from the coding sequence ATGAGCGCGCATGAAATCCATCTGGTACGCGTTTTCGCAGCAAGCAAAGACGGCGGCAATCCCGCTCCGATCATCCTCAATGCGGATCGCCTGTCCGACAATGAGATGCGCTCGATCGCTGGGGAGCACGGGCGCGAAAGCGCCTTCGTACTGCGTCCCGAAGACGCCAGTCACACGTTCCGGTTCCGATTCTTCGTGCCGAATCACGAGATGGAAATGTGCGGCCACGCAACGCTGGGTGCGCTGTGGCTTCTCCGAAAACTAGGCGTGTGGACCACGAAGCGGGCATTGATCGAAACCAGGAGCGGTGTCGTCGAGGCGCGGATCCGGCCCGTCACCGACGTGATAGAAGTCAGCCAGCCGGCAGGCGTGGTGCAGCCTGTGGACGATGCTGGCCTGCTGGCCGCGACACTCGATGTGATGAACTTATCGGCGAGCGACCTGCTGCCGGTCGGCATTGTCAACGCCACCACAAGTCGTACTAAGACGCTGATCCCGCTCAAGTCCGTGGCGCAGTTGCATGCCTTACGGCCGAAATTCGAACGCGTTGAAGCGTTGTGCAGTTCGTTGAATTCAACTGGATTGTATCCGTTCGCTGTCGACGCAGAAAAATCGGACGCGCTCCAGGCGCGGCAGTTTCCGCGCTCTTCCGGCTATCCCGAGGACGTCGCGACAGGCATTGCCGCGGCTGCACTGCTGTACGGCGCCCGGCACTATGGATTGCTCTCCGGGCATGCGGACGGCGTGCACGTTCATCAGGGCGTGGCAATGGGCCGGCCATCGGAAATCTCCGTTGAATTCAGAGATTCGCTCGACACTGCTCGGGGTTGCTGGATCAGCGGCGCCGTGCAATGCGACGATCCGATTGGTAACCAGGCTGATGAGTTGCTTCGGGAAAGACCATGA
- a CDS encoding ornithine cyclodeaminase family protein translates to MNFYTNEEVRSALSAQSAIDALRDAYLELAHGDAAVQVRSRIAIPTAKFSTMSAMLGSANIAAVKMYTTLDGQFSFFVALMSLDDGRLLAMMEADALTRFRTAATTALAAQHLARPASKSIGIFGSGVQASAHAEMLISRFAIEDALIRSNDIESAERLAVDLRQRFNVRVSLASAEEAAGSDIVVLATRSSTPVMRGMWLKPGSFIAAIGATRPDQREMDDETISRSTDIVVDWLVQTPAESGDLALAPPTLLATKKITDLCAVIEAGMVRRDDCADIVVYKAVGMALQDAAIANLVHLTLGKRTR, encoded by the coding sequence ATGAACTTCTACACGAATGAAGAGGTACGCTCGGCGCTATCGGCTCAGAGCGCTATCGACGCGCTTCGCGATGCTTATCTCGAGCTGGCCCATGGCGATGCCGCCGTGCAGGTTCGAAGCCGCATTGCGATCCCCACGGCGAAATTCAGCACGATGTCCGCCATGCTCGGATCGGCGAATATTGCGGCGGTGAAGATGTACACGACGCTCGACGGGCAGTTCTCGTTTTTCGTCGCGTTGATGTCATTGGACGACGGACGGCTGCTCGCCATGATGGAAGCCGACGCGCTGACGCGCTTCCGCACAGCCGCGACGACAGCGCTCGCGGCGCAGCATCTGGCGAGACCGGCGAGCAAGAGCATCGGCATATTCGGAAGCGGTGTGCAGGCGAGCGCTCACGCCGAGATGCTGATCTCGCGGTTCGCTATTGAAGACGCACTGATACGCAGCAACGACATTGAAAGTGCGGAGCGGCTCGCTGTCGACTTGAGGCAGCGGTTCAACGTCCGCGTTTCGCTGGCCTCAGCCGAGGAGGCGGCAGGATCGGACATCGTGGTGCTCGCCACGCGCTCTTCCACCCCGGTCATGCGAGGTATGTGGCTCAAGCCCGGCAGCTTCATTGCCGCCATTGGTGCGACGCGTCCCGACCAGCGCGAGATGGACGACGAAACGATCAGCCGCAGCACCGACATCGTGGTCGACTGGCTTGTGCAAACGCCCGCAGAGTCCGGCGATCTGGCGCTTGCGCCGCCCACATTGCTGGCAACCAAAAAGATTACTGACCTTTGCGCCGTGATCGAAGCCGGCATGGTCCGCCGGGACGACTGTGCCGACATTGTGGTGTACAAGGCGGTCGGCATGGCTTTACAGGATGCAGCCATCGCCAACCTCGTCCATCTGACACTCGGCAAGAGAACTCGATAA
- a CDS encoding glutamate/aspartate ABC transporter substrate-binding protein, which translates to MNTFHRTFTYITLGFLLLITRSVFADDLGPTLDKIQKSDVVVIGHREASIPFSYYDENQHVIGFSQDLCQKVIDAIKVKLNKPDLKVRMVPVNSQNRIVLVQNGTVDLECGVTTNTNARHEQVAFSDTFFVTLTRLLVNKNSGVKDFSDLANQTVVTNAGTTAEAILRHLNVEKKLDMSIISTKDYGESFLTLQTGRARAFMLDDVLLYGARTLATTPSDWIVTGTAQSKEPYAFMMRKDDPQFKQLVDDALTKTMKSGDINSLFAKWFQKPVPPKNINFDFAMSPELRALYANPNDQAAY; encoded by the coding sequence ATGAATACCTTTCATCGCACATTCACGTATATAACGTTAGGATTCCTTTTATTGATCACAAGATCAGTGTTTGCCGATGACCTGGGGCCTACGCTCGACAAGATTCAGAAATCCGACGTTGTCGTGATTGGCCACCGGGAAGCATCCATTCCCTTTTCCTATTACGATGAAAACCAACATGTCATTGGCTTTTCGCAGGACCTTTGTCAGAAGGTTATCGACGCCATCAAAGTCAAGCTGAACAAGCCCGACCTTAAGGTGCGCATGGTTCCGGTGAATTCCCAGAACAGAATTGTCCTGGTACAGAACGGCACGGTCGACCTCGAGTGCGGTGTCACCACCAACACGAACGCCCGGCATGAACAGGTTGCGTTTTCAGATACGTTCTTCGTAACGCTCACGCGGTTGCTGGTCAACAAGAATTCCGGCGTGAAGGATTTCAGCGATCTCGCCAATCAAACCGTCGTGACCAACGCGGGCACCACAGCCGAAGCCATCCTGCGTCATCTAAACGTCGAAAAGAAGCTGGATATGAGCATCATCTCTACGAAAGACTATGGGGAATCGTTCCTGACTTTGCAAACCGGCCGCGCCAGGGCTTTCATGCTGGACGATGTGTTGCTGTATGGCGCGCGCACCCTGGCAACGACACCGTCCGACTGGATAGTGACCGGAACCGCCCAATCTAAAGAACCCTATGCGTTCATGATGCGCAAAGACGATCCGCAGTTCAAGCAACTGGTCGACGACGCACTGACCAAGACCATGAAGTCAGGCGACATCAATAGCTTGTTCGCCAAGTGGTTCCAGAAGCCTGTTCCGCCGAAAAATATCAACTTCGATTTCGCGATGAGCCCGGAACTGCGGGCGCTTTACGCAAATCCGAACGATCAAGCCGCCTATTAA
- a CDS encoding aldolase produces MAHGLDTNKVTQRAQVRPGELDTLAIRQARVDLAACFRMAARLGMQEGVCNHLSAVLPGRDDLFLVNAFGYAFEEITASNLLVCDLYGNVIEGEGIPEITAFYIHARVHLGQPRIKVAFHTHMPNATALTMVQGAPLLWAGQTALKFFGRTAVDPLFNGLALDETEGDRIADAIGTADVVFMKNHGVMILGSSIADAWDDMYYLERACEVQRLALSTGLPLQLIDRDMAEQTYRQMRSGGRESARRHLESIKRILNKHDPDYAL; encoded by the coding sequence ATGGCCCATGGCCTCGATACAAACAAGGTGACCCAACGAGCGCAGGTGCGGCCGGGTGAACTCGACACGCTCGCGATTCGTCAAGCGAGAGTCGATCTCGCAGCGTGCTTCCGCATGGCGGCGCGGCTTGGCATGCAAGAGGGCGTTTGTAATCATCTGTCGGCTGTGCTTCCCGGTCGCGACGACTTGTTCCTCGTGAACGCGTTCGGGTACGCGTTCGAGGAGATCACTGCCTCGAACCTGCTGGTATGTGACCTTTATGGCAATGTCATAGAGGGGGAGGGTATCCCCGAAATCACGGCGTTCTACATTCATGCACGCGTACATCTAGGACAACCACGGATCAAGGTCGCCTTCCATACGCACATGCCGAACGCGACCGCATTGACGATGGTGCAGGGTGCTCCGCTGCTTTGGGCCGGGCAGACGGCGCTCAAGTTTTTTGGCAGAACCGCCGTGGATCCGCTCTTCAACGGACTCGCGCTCGATGAGACCGAGGGCGATCGGATTGCCGATGCTATTGGCACTGCCGACGTGGTGTTCATGAAGAATCATGGCGTGATGATTTTAGGCAGCAGCATTGCGGACGCATGGGACGACATGTACTACCTGGAGCGAGCCTGCGAGGTTCAGCGACTGGCACTGTCGACGGGGCTTCCGTTACAGTTGATCGATCGCGACATGGCCGAGCAGACTTATCGGCAGATGCGCTCGGGCGGCCGTGAAAGCGCGCGCCGTCATCTCGAGAGCATCAAGCGAATCCTGAACAAACACGATCCCGATTACGCACTTTAA
- a CDS encoding amino acid ABC transporter permease → MSYHWNWGVFLSPVSTGEPTTYLGWLISGFWVTVTVSLASWVVALVVGSLFGILRTVPNRKLAAIGTGYVAIFRNIPLLVQFFIWYLVIPELLPVSIGNWFKQLPPNAQFYSSSIICLGLFTGARVCEQVRSGINALPRGQRAAGLAMGFTEWQTYRYILMPVAYRIIVPPLTSEFLNVFKNSAVASTIGLLELSAQARQLVDYTAQSYESFIAVTLAYMLINLVVMQLMRWVEAKTRLPGYIGGK, encoded by the coding sequence ATGTCCTACCACTGGAATTGGGGCGTTTTCCTAAGCCCTGTATCAACCGGCGAGCCGACAACCTATCTCGGCTGGCTCATTTCCGGTTTCTGGGTGACCGTTACCGTGTCGCTCGCGTCATGGGTCGTAGCGCTGGTGGTCGGCTCGTTGTTCGGCATTCTGCGCACCGTGCCCAACAGGAAGCTGGCCGCTATTGGCACCGGTTATGTCGCCATCTTTCGTAATATCCCGCTGCTCGTGCAGTTTTTCATCTGGTATCTCGTGATACCGGAATTGCTGCCTGTTTCCATCGGCAACTGGTTCAAGCAGTTGCCGCCAAACGCGCAGTTCTATTCGTCATCCATCATCTGCCTCGGGTTGTTCACCGGAGCACGCGTGTGCGAGCAAGTGCGCTCGGGCATCAACGCCTTGCCGCGCGGACAGCGCGCCGCCGGTCTCGCGATGGGCTTCACCGAATGGCAGACGTATCGATACATCCTGATGCCCGTCGCCTACCGGATCATCGTGCCGCCGCTGACGTCGGAGTTTTTGAACGTGTTCAAGAACTCCGCGGTGGCATCGACTATCGGCTTGCTTGAATTGTCGGCACAGGCGCGACAGCTTGTGGATTACACCGCGCAGTCGTATGAGTCGTTCATCGCCGTGACGCTTGCCTACATGCTGATCAATCTGGTCGTCATGCAACTGATGCGCTGGGTCGAAGCCAAAACCCGGTTGCCCGGCTACATTGGAGGCAAGTGA
- the gltK gene encoding glutamate/aspartate ABC transporter permease GltK produces MHHFNWSSVLSSLPTLWTGAIITFKITVLALVFGILWGTVLALFRLSGIKPLEWFAKGYVTLFRSIPLVMVLLWFFLIVPQFLQNVLGLSPEIDIRLASAMVAFSLFEAAYYSEIIRAGIQAVSRGQVNAAFALGMTYTQSMRLIVLPQAFRAMVPLLLTQAIVLFQDTSLVYVISLADFFRTATNVGDRDGTTVEMVLFAGACYFVVCLAASGLVKSLQKKVAR; encoded by the coding sequence ATGCATCATTTCAATTGGAGCAGTGTGCTGAGTTCGCTGCCCACGCTGTGGACCGGCGCCATTATCACCTTCAAGATCACGGTGCTTGCGCTTGTGTTCGGGATTCTCTGGGGCACCGTGCTCGCGTTGTTTCGCTTGTCGGGCATCAAGCCGCTTGAATGGTTCGCGAAGGGGTATGTGACGCTGTTCCGTTCCATCCCGCTCGTGATGGTGTTGCTGTGGTTCTTTTTGATCGTGCCGCAATTCCTGCAAAATGTGCTGGGGTTATCGCCGGAAATCGATATCCGGCTTGCTTCCGCCATGGTCGCGTTCTCGCTGTTCGAGGCCGCGTATTATTCGGAAATCATCCGTGCCGGCATTCAGGCGGTGTCGCGCGGGCAGGTGAACGCGGCGTTCGCGCTCGGCATGACGTACACGCAGTCCATGAGGCTGATTGTGCTGCCGCAGGCGTTTCGCGCGATGGTGCCGCTGCTGCTCACGCAGGCTATCGTATTGTTCCAGGATACGTCGCTGGTGTATGTGATCAGCCTCGCGGACTTTTTCCGCACGGCAACGAATGTGGGTGATCGCGACGGTACGACCGTCGAAATGGTGTTGTTCGCCGGCGCCTGTTATTTCGTGGTGTGCCTGGCCGCATCCGGTCTCGTCAAAAGTCTTCAGAAAAAGGTCGCTCGATGA